One window of Mixophyes fleayi isolate aMixFle1 chromosome 3, aMixFle1.hap1, whole genome shotgun sequence genomic DNA carries:
- the ATF3 gene encoding cyclic AMP-dependent transcription factor ATF-3: protein MMLQHPGQASAAEVSATAIVPCLSPTMTFAFEDFTNLTPLVKEELRFAIQNKRLSGRPPCTLDNVIVAERPIEMSFAKTEFVPEEDDRKKRRRERNKVAAAKCRNKKKERTESLQKESEKLESINAELKAQIEELKNEKQHLIYMLNLHRPTCIVRAQNGRTPEDERNLFIQQIKDGTLQSLVTEGVN, encoded by the exons ATGATGCTCCAACATCCGGGACAAGCATCGGCTGCCGAGGTCAGCGCAACTGCTATTGTCCCGTGTCTGTCCCCAACCATGACATTTGCGTTTGAAGACTTCACCAACTTAACGCCCCTGGTCAAAGAAGAACTGAGGTTCGCCATTCAGAACAAGCGTCTTTCTGGCCGGCCCCCGTGCACACTGGACAACGTCATTGTAGCGGAAAGACCCATAGAGATGTCCTTTGCTAAGACAGAG TTTGTACCAGAAGAAGACGACAGgaaaaagaggagaagagagaggaacAAGGTTGCAGCTGCAAAGTGtcgaaacaaaaaaaaagagagaacagaAAGTTTACAGAAG GAGTCTGAGAAACTGGAATCTATTAAtgcagaactgaaagcccagattgAGGAACTCAAGAACGAGAAGCAACACCTAATATACATGCTGAACCTCCACAGGCCCACCTGCATCGTTCGAGCCCAGAACGGGAGGACGCCGGAAGATGAGAGGAACCTTTTCATTCAGCAAATCAAAGATGGGACTCTCCAGAGCTTAGTGACCGAGGGAGTGAACTGA